The following proteins are encoded in a genomic region of Methanomicrobiales archaeon HGW-Methanomicrobiales-1:
- the cas4 gene encoding CRISPR-associated protein Cas4, producing the protein MSDKRHTDDELLMLSGIQHFRFCKRQWALIHVERQWEDNLRTAEGHIIHERVDDPFLNESRGDVVISRAFPLVSYSLGLNGVADVIEYSRSDQGIPILGFEGLWTMKPVEYKRGKPKIDERDEVQLCAQVMCLEEMFGVRIDEADFYYNEIRRRQHLKITDELRSLVSLLAEEMHTIFRKGITPAAESGMNCAQCSLIDVCVPKLTKKKSSVRNYIGRHIEEARALDC; encoded by the coding sequence ATGAGCGATAAACGCCATACCGATGACGAACTGCTGATGTTATCCGGCATCCAGCATTTTCGTTTTTGCAAACGGCAATGGGCTCTTATCCACGTCGAGCGCCAGTGGGAAGACAATCTCCGGACCGCAGAAGGCCACATTATTCACGAACGAGTCGATGATCCATTCCTGAATGAATCCCGGGGGGATGTTGTGATCTCCCGGGCTTTCCCTCTTGTCTCATACTCATTGGGACTGAATGGCGTCGCCGATGTGATCGAATATTCCCGCTCCGATCAAGGCATTCCCATACTCGGTTTCGAAGGACTTTGGACAATGAAGCCAGTGGAATACAAGCGGGGCAAGCCGAAGATCGATGAGCGCGATGAAGTCCAGCTCTGCGCACAGGTCATGTGCCTGGAAGAAATGTTTGGCGTGAGGATCGATGAAGCAGATTTTTACTATAACGAGATCCGTAGGAGACAGCACCTGAAGATTACCGATGAATTACGCAGCCTTGTTTCATTGCTGGCAGAGGAAATGCACACAATATTCCGGAAAGGTATCACACCGGCAGCTGAAAGTGGGATGAATTGTGCTCAGTGCTCCCTCATTGATGTTTGTGTTCCGAAACTGACAAAGAAAAAGAGTTCAGTTCGCAATTATATCGGGAGGCATATTGAGGAGGCTCGCGCTCTTGATTGCTGA
- the cas2 gene encoding CRISPR-associated endonuclease Cas2 yields MMVLVTYDVNTETPEGRRRLRQVAKECVNYGQRVQNSVFECLIDPAQSAKLKHSLCSIMDNEKDSIRFYYLGANWQNRVEHFGNKTGYNPEGLLVT; encoded by the coding sequence ATGATGGTTCTGGTTACCTATGATGTAAATACGGAAACTCCGGAAGGAAGAAGGAGACTCCGGCAGGTTGCGAAGGAATGTGTGAACTATGGCCAGCGGGTTCAGAATTCAGTATTCGAGTGTCTTATTGATCCTGCCCAGTCTGCAAAGCTTAAACATTCCTTATGCAGTATTATGGATAACGAGAAGGATAGCATTCGGTTCTATTATCTTGGGGCAAACTGGCAGAACCGGGTCGAGCACTTTGGGAACAAAACGGGATATAATCCCGAAGGATTGTTAGTGACTTGA
- a CDS encoding subtype I-C CRISPR-associated endonuclease Cas1 produces MKKLLNTLYVTTPDSFLHRDGENVIIKVGHEEKFRIPIHNLEGIVCFGYMGASPHLMQLCSENHVGLSFLTPYGKFLGRVSGRVRGNVLLRRTQYRIADNSEGSLDIAKCFIAGKIVNCRTVLGRSIRDHGEVVGREKIRCADNLLIENLMKIEGCTNADTLRGIEGNSAKFYFDVLDELILKQKNDFFIRDRNRRPPRDNMNALLSFLYTLLAHDMESALETVGLDPYVGFFHTDRPGRASLALDMMEELRPFIADRLALNLVNLQQVCGDDFLKKEGGGILLTDKGRKEVLGAWQKRKQDEITHPYLNEKIPIGLLPYVQSMLMARYLRGDIDGYPPFFMN; encoded by the coding sequence ATGAAAAAATTGCTCAACACCCTTTACGTCACAACTCCTGATTCATTTCTTCACCGCGATGGAGAGAATGTCATCATCAAGGTTGGCCATGAGGAAAAATTCCGGATCCCCATCCATAATCTTGAAGGAATTGTCTGTTTCGGTTACATGGGTGCGAGTCCCCACCTGATGCAGTTGTGTTCAGAAAACCACGTCGGTCTCTCATTCCTTACACCCTATGGAAAATTTCTCGGGCGGGTGAGTGGCCGGGTCAGGGGCAATGTCCTGTTGCGACGTACCCAGTACCGCATCGCAGACAATAGCGAGGGATCGTTGGATATCGCAAAATGTTTTATCGCAGGAAAGATCGTCAATTGCAGGACGGTTCTTGGGCGGAGCATCCGCGATCACGGTGAAGTGGTTGGCCGTGAAAAGATCCGGTGCGCTGACAATCTTCTCATTGAGAACCTGATGAAAATAGAAGGTTGTACAAATGCTGACACACTCAGGGGCATCGAAGGAAATTCCGCGAAATTTTATTTCGATGTTCTGGACGAGCTGATCCTCAAGCAGAAAAATGATTTCTTTATCCGCGACAGAAACCGGCGGCCTCCCCGAGACAATATGAATGCCCTTCTATCATTTCTCTACACCCTTCTTGCACATGATATGGAATCCGCGCTGGAAACGGTTGGACTCGACCCGTATGTTGGGTTCTTCCACACTGACCGGCCCGGAAGGGCAAGTCTTGCATTGGATATGATGGAAGAACTCCGGCCATTCATTGCGGATCGTCTTGCGCTGAACCTGGTGAATTTGCAGCAGGTGTGTGGCGATGATTTCCTGAAAAAAGAAGGAGGGGGGATACTCCTGACTGACAAAGGGCGTAAGGAAGTGCTTGGTGCCTGGCAGAAGAGGAAACAGGATGAGATCACTCACCCCTACCTGAACGAAAAAATTCCGATCGGTCTCCTGCCGTACGTGCAGTCAATGCTGATGGCCCGGTACCTGCGTGGGGATATTGACGGTTATCCGCCGTTCTTTATGAACTGA
- the cas8c gene encoding type I-C CRISPR-associated protein Cas8c/Csd1, producing MIIQSLVRYYDILAGDDSVTISRPGYSPAKVTFALVISTDGKLSNIIDLRTDGKKKQPKIFEVPYQKDHSNKVEPHFVCDNSKYVFGVDKMKNDLKKKNTPPKSDEVTILEDKENEAIVTTKRSLECFEQFRIFHHVLLKNTDDTEIKSFLKFLDNWKPELFLENPKIVEFKDEILNGGNFVFDIAGNYLHKNSVVKIAWEENGSSEASGEKTVAQCLVSGKIGPISRLHKKIIGVYGPNAQSSGTSLVSFNDDSFCSYGKEKSYNAPISESVMFKYTTALNHLLERESKNRLQIGDTTTIFWAETDKKKYVNLALCFIDPIEDQAESIGEPQSETKRQDRQTRQLVSDILQKVRSGEHLEEKDLGVDPEKTNFFILGLSPNNARLAVRYWYQDNFGNFIARVARHHLDMEIDRDDRGPQYISVYRLLRETVPQNSSDKASSPLLGGLLMRSILDNTPYPVPMYNAILNRVKVERSINYARAGFIKACLIRLARARANHEEDMITVSLNEESQNVPYRLGRLFAVLEKTQSDTNREMKSTINSKYFSSASTTPAVVFPVLLKLAQHHIAKSDWGFKSNQWIEDVLMGVDAFPTYLNLEEQGMFMLGYYHQRKAFFKKKESSGEKMEDKK from the coding sequence GTGATCATCCAGTCCCTTGTCCGGTATTATGATATTCTTGCTGGAGATGATTCGGTAACAATATCAAGACCCGGCTATAGCCCAGCAAAGGTTACTTTCGCACTCGTGATTTCGACAGATGGGAAACTATCAAATATCATTGATCTCCGGACCGACGGGAAGAAAAAACAGCCAAAAATATTCGAAGTCCCTTACCAAAAGGATCACTCAAACAAAGTCGAACCTCATTTTGTTTGCGACAATTCGAAGTATGTTTTTGGCGTAGACAAAATGAAAAATGACTTAAAAAAGAAAAATACTCCTCCGAAATCTGATGAGGTGACGATACTTGAAGATAAAGAGAATGAAGCGATTGTAACAACTAAACGTTCTCTGGAATGTTTCGAGCAATTCCGGATTTTTCATCATGTGTTATTGAAAAATACAGATGATACAGAGATCAAATCATTTCTGAAATTTCTCGATAACTGGAAGCCGGAATTATTTCTTGAAAATCCTAAAATTGTTGAATTTAAAGATGAGATCCTTAATGGTGGAAACTTTGTATTCGATATTGCAGGTAATTACCTCCACAAGAATTCTGTGGTTAAAATTGCGTGGGAAGAGAACGGATCATCAGAAGCATCCGGAGAAAAAACGGTTGCACAATGTCTTGTAAGTGGAAAAATAGGACCGATAAGCCGTCTGCATAAAAAAATAATAGGAGTTTACGGCCCTAATGCTCAGTCATCGGGCACATCTCTTGTCAGTTTCAATGATGATTCTTTTTGCTCGTATGGTAAAGAGAAGAGTTACAACGCTCCAATCAGTGAATCGGTGATGTTCAAGTACACGACTGCGCTGAATCACCTCCTCGAACGTGAAAGCAAGAACCGGCTTCAGATCGGCGACACAACAACGATATTCTGGGCCGAAACCGATAAAAAAAAGTATGTAAATCTTGCTCTTTGCTTTATCGATCCTATCGAAGATCAAGCAGAGTCTATTGGGGAACCACAATCGGAGACAAAAAGACAGGACCGTCAGACCCGCCAGCTTGTCAGCGATATTCTCCAGAAAGTCAGGAGCGGGGAGCATCTGGAAGAAAAAGATCTTGGTGTGGACCCCGAGAAGACGAATTTCTTTATCCTTGGATTATCGCCCAATAATGCACGGCTTGCCGTCCGTTACTGGTACCAGGATAATTTCGGGAATTTCATCGCGCGTGTTGCACGCCACCATCTCGATATGGAGATCGATCGGGATGATCGCGGACCGCAGTACATTTCTGTGTATCGCCTGCTGAGAGAGACCGTTCCCCAGAATTCCAGCGACAAGGCGTCGTCCCCGCTGCTTGGGGGTCTCCTCATGCGGTCGATTCTTGATAATACGCCGTACCCCGTACCGATGTACAATGCAATCCTGAACCGGGTGAAAGTCGAACGATCGATCAATTATGCCCGGGCCGGTTTTATCAAAGCCTGCCTGATCCGTCTTGCACGAGCTAGGGCAAACCATGAAGAGGATATGATTACCGTGAGTCTGAACGAAGAAAGCCAAAATGTGCCATACCGCCTTGGAAGATTGTTTGCGGTACTGGAAAAGACGCAGAGCGATACGAACAGGGAGATGAAGAGCACCATCAACAGCAAGTACTTCAGCAGTGCGTCAACGACACCGGCTGTTGTGTTCCCGGTGCTCCTGAAACTTGCCCAGCACCACATCGCAAAATCGGATTGGGGATTCAAATCGAACCAGTGGATTGAGGATGTTCTGATGGGAGTCGATGCATTTCCAACGTACCTGAACCTTGAGGAGCAGGGAATGTTCATGCTCGGGTACTATCACCAGCGGAAAGCGTTTTTCAAAAAGAAAGAGAGCAGTGGAGAAAAAATGGAGGATAAAAAATGA
- the cas7c gene encoding type I-C CRISPR-associated protein Cas7/Csd2: MSEVIKNRYEFVLLFDVENGNPNGDPDMGNMPRVDPQTGYGIVTDVCLKRKIRDYVDMVKEGKEGYDIYVKDGVVLNEQHTKAYAALGRKPDSKKPKDDELTKFMCKNFFDIRAFGAVMALEVNCGQVRGPVQLTFSRSQDPIFQQEVTITRQAVANAKDAEKGQTMGKKQIVPYGLYRAEGYISAHLAKKTTGFSEEDLALLWESLVNMFEHDHSASRGKLSAKKLIVFKHDNELGCCQSHILFDKVKVERLAKDLPPRSFGDYKVTIAKDVPKGVEIIEKL, translated from the coding sequence ATGAGCGAAGTCATCAAGAACCGGTATGAGTTTGTATTGTTGTTTGATGTCGAGAACGGAAACCCTAACGGTGATCCCGATATGGGGAATATGCCGAGAGTTGATCCCCAGACCGGGTACGGCATCGTGACCGATGTCTGTCTCAAGCGGAAGATCCGGGATTATGTCGATATGGTGAAGGAAGGAAAAGAGGGGTATGACATCTATGTCAAAGATGGCGTTGTCCTCAATGAACAGCACACGAAAGCATATGCCGCTCTTGGGAGGAAGCCGGATTCGAAGAAACCCAAAGATGATGAGCTGACGAAATTCATGTGCAAGAATTTCTTTGACATTCGCGCATTCGGCGCAGTTATGGCTCTTGAAGTGAACTGCGGCCAGGTCCGGGGGCCTGTCCAGCTCACGTTTTCCCGGAGCCAGGACCCGATCTTCCAGCAGGAAGTAACGATCACACGGCAGGCCGTTGCAAATGCAAAGGACGCCGAGAAAGGTCAGACGATGGGTAAGAAGCAGATCGTGCCGTACGGCCTGTACCGTGCGGAGGGTTACATCTCCGCACACCTTGCAAAGAAGACGACCGGATTCTCTGAAGAAGATCTGGCCCTGCTCTGGGAGAGCCTTGTCAATATGTTCGAGCACGATCATTCAGCCTCCCGGGGGAAACTCTCCGCGAAGAAACTGATTGTCTTCAAGCACGACAATGAACTTGGGTGCTGTCAGTCTCACATCCTATTCGACAAGGTCAAGGTCGAGCGACTCGCAAAGGATCTCCCGCCACGCTCGTTCGGGGATTACAAGGTTACAATTGCAAAAGATGTTCCCAAAGGTGTCGAGATTATTGAAAAGTTATGA
- the cas5c gene encoding type I-C CRISPR-associated protein Cas5 translates to MDIGFGIKLKVWGDYACFTRPEMKVERVSYDVMTPSAARGILEAIYWKPAIVWEIDRIHVMKPVRFDNIRRNEVLGKIPMDSVKGAFQGREAVLFKDANDERVQRASLVLRDVCYYVEAHFNMTDKAGPEDSVEKHYNVALRRMRKGQCFHHPYFGCREFPVQFEFVDGEIPRSELDGKKDLGLMLWDIDFAHDMKAIFFRAEMNEGVIDVQKSLRSGVFS, encoded by the coding sequence GTGGATATCGGATTTGGAATCAAACTGAAAGTATGGGGGGATTATGCCTGCTTCACACGCCCCGAAATGAAAGTTGAGCGGGTGAGTTATGACGTGATGACACCCTCGGCTGCCCGGGGAATTCTTGAAGCGATTTACTGGAAGCCTGCGATTGTCTGGGAGATCGACCGCATTCATGTCATGAAACCGGTCAGGTTCGACAACATCCGCAGGAACGAAGTGCTGGGAAAAATTCCTATGGATTCTGTAAAAGGAGCTTTCCAGGGACGTGAAGCTGTGCTCTTCAAGGATGCCAATGACGAGCGGGTCCAGCGTGCCTCGCTGGTTCTCCGGGATGTTTGCTATTACGTCGAGGCGCACTTCAACATGACTGACAAGGCCGGCCCGGAAGATTCTGTGGAGAAGCACTACAATGTTGCCCTTCGGAGAATGCGAAAGGGGCAGTGCTTCCACCACCCGTATTTCGGATGCCGGGAATTCCCGGTGCAGTTCGAGTTTGTTGACGGTGAGATTCCAAGATCTGAATTGGACGGGAAAAAAGATCTCGGGCTCATGCTTTGGGATATCGACTTTGCCCACGACATGAAAGCGATCTTCTTCAGGGCCGAGATGAACGAAGGTGTGATCGATGTGCAGAAGAGTCTCCGCAGCGGGGTGTTCTCGTGA